In the Carboxydothermus hydrogenoformans Z-2901 genome, CGGAAAGGTTGTCCCCCAAAAAGTAGCAAAAGCTGCTCCTACTAATAGCAAGTTATTTAATAAAAAGCTACTTTCTTTTGAAATAATCGATTCAAATTCTTTTCCTTCCCGCAAGAAATTAAGACGATCAATTAAAAGGTATAAAGAGCCAACTAACGCCAACAACGTAAATACCAAAAAATAACGGCCCAAACTCTGGTCGGCAAAAGCATGAACCGAAGATAAAACTCCACTTCTTGTTAAAAACGTGCCAAATAAAGTCAAAACATAAGTTATGCTGATAAGAAAAATATTCCAGACTTTTAGCATATCTTTTCGTTCTTGGACCATTACTGAATGAAGAAAAGCACTTCCCGTAAGCCATGGCATGAAAGAAGCGTTTTCGACAGGGTCCCAGGCCCAATATCCTCCCCAGCCAAGCTCCACATAAGCCCATTCCATTCCGGTCAAATTTCCTAAACTTAAAAACAACCAGGCCAGTACCGTCCAGCGTCGGGTAACTTTAATCCATTCATCCCCTGGATATTTGGCAATCACCGCCGCCATGGCAAAAGCATAGGGTACAGCAAACCCTACATAGCCCAAATAAACCGCTATGGGGTGAATTACCATTCCCGGATTTTGTAACAGGGGATTAAGGCCATTTCCTTCAACCGGAGGAGGATTCAAGATTACAAAAGGTTTGGATATAAAAGATAACACAAATAAGAAAAATAAGTTATTAATATTAAGAATCGTCAAGGCAATTGGTTTAATGCGAGGTACTGCGTTATTTAAAGCAATGGCCAAACTGTACAAACTCAATACCCAAGCCCATAATAAAAGGGAACCTTCATTTCCAGCCCATAACGCGGAAAAACGATAGAAAAGGGGCAAGTCCGAACTGGTATAATGAGCCACATATTGAATAGCAAACTGCCCGCTTAAAAGAAATATTTCCAGAATTACAATGGCAATGGTTGTATTTATAGCAATGGCAATTGATGCACCTTTTACACTCTCCGCTAAAATAGAATTGTTTGACCGTATGGCAATTATGCCGGCTACTACTGCATAAGCACTTAGTAAAAATCCTAAAACCAGTGCAAAACTTCCGACATTTGCTAAAAATAAGTTATCCATCTCGCCTGCCTCCTGCATTTATTGTTGTTTTTTTTCATATTTTGACGGACATTTCACTAAAAGAGTATCTGCTTGGAAAACCTTACCATCGTATTTGCCTTCCACAACTATTTGGGCTTCCGGATGTTCAAGATTATCAGGTTTTACATCATTATATACGACGGGTAATTGAGTTTTTTCCGAGCCTTTGATCGGAATCATTATAAATTTTAATTCTAATGCTTTGGCATTCCAGGAAATAGAACCGGGTAGCACCCTCCCTTCAATCCGCATTTTTTGGTCAACAGCATTTTCATAAACTATCTTATAAACCGCCTCATCAACTTGCAGGGAATAACTGGTACCGGACGAGGCGAAAGCCGAAATAAAAAGAAACGCTATGGCAATAACAATAATACCGCTTCCCACCAGAATTTTGGTCCTTTGATTCATTACGTTAACCCTCCTGTTCTAACGCCTTTTTAAGTAGCTTTCGATACTCTTCTTCCGTTATTTTCCCTTCAATAAACATCTTTTTTAATACTTTTTTGTTTACGACTTCACTTTCGTTTTTATTTTTGGAATTTACAAGGTAAAAAGCAATAACTGCACCAATTACTAAGATCATTA is a window encoding:
- a CDS encoding heme lyase CcmF/NrfE family subunit, which produces MDNLFLANVGSFALVLGFLLSAYAVVAGIIAIRSNNSILAESVKGASIAIAINTTIAIVILEIFLLSGQFAIQYVAHYTSSDLPLFYRFSALWAGNEGSLLLWAWVLSLYSLAIALNNAVPRIKPIALTILNINNLFFLFVLSFISKPFVILNPPPVEGNGLNPLLQNPGMVIHPIAVYLGYVGFAVPYAFAMAAVIAKYPGDEWIKVTRRWTVLAWLFLSLGNLTGMEWAYVELGWGGYWAWDPVENASFMPWLTGSAFLHSVMVQERKDMLKVWNIFLISITYVLTLFGTFLTRSGVLSSVHAFADQSLGRYFLVFTLLALVGSLYLLIDRLNFLREGKEFESIISKESSFLLNNLLLVGAAFATFWGTTFPLFSELLTGEKVTVGAPFFNTVNVPIFLAFILLMGICPLIAWRKASVSRIFRNFTVPLFLALVVIIYLLIVGVRKPWAVASYFINFFVLFATLYEIFKGVKTRVKLTGENFVKALINLFAKNRRRYGGYIIHIGLVLIAIGITGSSLYDIEKNVTLTTNEKVTIKNYTIEFKGLREVRMNNVDAVVADIDVYQDGKYLTRLVPSKNFYPNEPNPTSEVAIKGSLKEDLYVVLAGWENQDTAIFKIKVNPLIAWIWIGGYFLIFGTVFALWPGKGAEMGPRVIGGPSLAKEAE
- a CDS encoding cytochrome c maturation protein CcmE, which gives rise to MNQRTKILVGSGIIVIAIAFLFISAFASSGTSYSLQVDEAVYKIVYENAVDQKMRIEGRVLPGSISWNAKALELKFIMIPIKGSEKTQLPVVYNDVKPDNLEHPEAQIVVEGKYDGKVFQADTLLVKCPSKYEKKQQ